The Cannabis sativa cultivar Pink pepper isolate KNU-18-1 unplaced genomic scaffold, ASM2916894v1 Contig3, whole genome shotgun sequence genome window below encodes:
- the LOC133033201 gene encoding uncharacterized protein LOC133033201, translating into MYKYYIHPLNPQSSPPHSSLTIPLSLSAAATSMEPNGTILFTTVGRPEYGFDIFTVKLQSHQLTGPERRLTDGHSVNFNAQFLDEEDDTNTIVFVSERTGSPRIYLTRPGLPHPRPLPFVSDSLFHDRPIIKKDRLYFISAHEKPESVFKSWSALYSASLVQDKGEITRLTPYGCVDYSPAVSSSGKFVAVASYGSRTWGGEFNELNTDIVVFDSSDHKNRVVVSERGGWPSWSGDSAIYFHRKADDGWWSIFRVDFLENLASTTEFPIAPIRVTPSGLHCFTPAAMHDSGKVAVATRRRSTKFRHIEIFDVESKTFTPITETLNPNIHHYNPFVSPDSQSLGYHRFRGQSCANGVSKIPRLDQVTSAVKELRMLRVNGSFPSVSPDGDLVAINHEFNDNGGGLSIVKMDGSKRWTLLKGRTVFYNSWSPAEKNVIYTSIGPVFQSAKVTVQIARITFDLSDLYGDYREHTIIPCDLKVLTEEHTGNNAFPSCSPDGKSVVFRSGRSGHKNLYIVDAVNGEFEGGIRQLTDGPWIDTMPSWSPKGDLIAFSSNRHNPSDVSTFSIYVIKPDGSELRRIHVAGPEGSSEVDKERINHVCFSESGEWLLFAANLSGVTAEPVSWPNQFQPYGDLFVMRLDGSGLKRLTCSGYENGTPTWISGVDVATRGLNVGVNDEDQVGDELRGEFDEPLWITCEI; encoded by the coding sequence atgtataaatacTACATTCATCCTCTTAATCCTCAGTCCTCACCACCACACTCTTCTCTTACTattccactctctctctctgctgCTGCTACTTCAATGGAACCCAATGGCACCATCCTCTTCACCACTGTAGGAAGGCCTGAATACGGCTTCGATATCTTCACTGTCAAGCTCCAATCTCATCAACTCACTGGCCCAGAACGCCGCCTCACCGACGGCCACTCCGTCAACTTCAACGCTCAATTCCTCGACGAAGAAGACGATACCAACACCATCGTTTTTGTATCCGAGAGAACAGGTTCCCCTCGAATCTACCTCACTCGTCCGGGACTTCCTCACCCCAGACCATTGCCTTTCGTCTCCGATAGCCTCTTCCATGACCGACCTATTATCAAGAAAGATAGGCTTTACTTCATATCTGCTCATGAAAAGCCTGAATCCGTTTTTAAAAGCTGGTCCGCTTTATACTCTGCTTCTCTGGTTCAAGATAAGGGTGAAATTACCAGATTGACCCCGTACGGATGTGTGGATTACAGCCCTGCTGTTTCCAGCTCTGGTAAATTCGTCGCCGTTGCTTCGTATGGATCCCGCACTTGGGGCGGCGAGTTTAATGAGCTCAACACTGATATTGTTGTATTCGATTCATCCGATCATAAAAACAGAGTAGTCGTTTCTGAACGAGGTGGTTGGCCTTCTTGGTCCGGTGATTCCGCCATTTACTTTCATCGTAAAGCCGATGATGGTTGGTGGAGCATTTTCAGAGTTGATTTTCTAGAAAATCTCGCTTCGACTACGGAGTTTCCAATCGCTCCGATTCGAGTCACGCCATCCGGTCTCCACTGCTTTACTCCAGCAGCTATGCACGACAGCGGAAAAGTTGCCGTAGCTACACGACGGCGCAGCACTAAATTCCGCCACATTGAGATCTTCGATGTGGAGTCAAAGACTTTTACTCCGATTACCGAGACACTCAACCCGAATATCCACCATTACAACCCTTTCGTCTCGCCGGACTCTCAATCTCTCGGATACCACCGGTTTCGAGGTCAGTCGTGTGCAAACGGCGTTTCAAAGATTCCGCGCTTGGATCAGGTGACGTCCGCGGTGAAAGAACTCCGAATGTTGAGAGTTAACGGTTCGTTTCCCTCCGTCTCACCTGACGGTGATCTCGTCGCAATCAACCACGAGTTTAACGATAACGGCGGTGGCCTTTCGATCGTTAAAATGGACGGTTCAAAACGTTGGACATTACTCAAAGGGCGTACAGTATTCTACAATTCGTGGAGTCCAGCTGAGAAGAATGTCATATACACTTCTATTGGACCAGTCTTTCAGTCAGCGAAAGTAACGGTCCAGATTGCACGAATCACATTTGATCTTTCAGATCTTTACGGTGATTATCGTGAACACACAATCATCCCCTGCGATTTGAAAGTCCTCACCGAAGAACACACAGGGAACAACGCTTTCCCTTCTTGCTCCCCTGACGGAAAATCCGTCGTCTTTCGTTCCGGCCGTTCTGGCCATAAGAATCTCTACATCGTAGACGCGGTTAACGGTGAGTTTGAAGGTGGTATACGACAGTTAACAGACGGTCCATGGATTGACACCATGCCTAGCTGGTCCCCTAAAGGCGACCTCATTGCTTTCTCATCTAATAGACACAATCCCAGTGACGTATCTACATTCAGCATATACGTCATCAAACCAGACGGGTCCGAGCTGAGGAGGATCCACGTGGCAGGGCCTGAAGGATCTAGTGAGGTGGACAAGGAGAGGATAAACCACGTGTGCTTTAGCGAGAGCGGCGAATGGCTGTTGTTCGCGGCTAACTTGAGCGGCGTGACGGCGGAGCCGGTGTCGTGGCCTAATCAATTTCAGCCGTACGGAGACTTGTTCGTGATGAGGTTGGATGGTAGTGGGTTGAAGAGGCTGACGTGTAGTGGCTATGAAAATGGGACGCCTACGTGGATTTCTGGTGTTGACGTGGCAACGAGAGGTCTTAACGTTGGAGTTAATGATGAGGACCAAGTTGGGGATGAGCTTAGGGGTGAATTTGACGAGCCTCTTTGGATAACTTGTGAGATATAA
- the LOC115707541 gene encoding uncharacterized protein LOC115707541 isoform X1, which yields MEKKRCSFWLPKKNRFCANTLLNESLFCGNHTPRSEDQWIPCPIDPSHSVLKENLESHVKRCPHMKQVQSLTVQPFYQKGINSGTEGSTGEDRAITASNGNLALPDDDKLDSGVAEHVTSELKRNAVHSLSVSQFCKLIEKIECIHESVCKDIRDSYKIPEACEKWIKREFDGKLPFQEKHVAQQASILGNLEEVGILKCSNGSERCELEGSLGDSSIVPAVVEFGAGRGYLTQMLADCYGIEKVFLVERKSYKLKADRSLRQKEKLILERLRIDIEDLNLSAVESLRGFPYLAIGKHLCGPATDLTLRCCLAEHFNQETVAGSTVDPKLRGLAIATCCHHLCQWKNYINKMYFSNLGITKEEFHAITWFTSWAVDADHGSDLADVTNYNFQPQSMGANFSGNKGVEEMTRNMKAVERAVLGFKCKQIIDMGRMMWLKDCGLETQFVKYVPSTISPENHLLVAGCIDGML from the exons ATGGAGAAGAAGCGCTGCAGTTTCTGGCTTCCCAAAAAGAATCGATTTTGTGCTAACACCCTTCTCAACGAGTCCTT GTTCTGCGGTAACCACACTCCCAGGTCCGAAGACCAGTGGATCCCATGCCCTATAGACCCTTCCCA CTCCGTACTCAAAGAAAATCTTGAAAGCCATGTAAAAAGATGCCCACACATGAAACAAGTTCAGTCCTTGACTGTCCAACCGTTCTACCAAAAAGGTATAAATTCTGGCACAGAAGGATCCACAGGAGAGGACCGAGCAATCACAGCTTCAAATGGAAACTTAGCATTGCCTGATGATGATAAGCTAGATTCTGGTGTTGCCGAACATGTTACTTCAGAGCTTAAGAGGAATGCTGTTCATAGCTTGAGCGTATCTCAATTTTGCAAACTAATTGAGAAGATTGAGTGTATTCATGAGTCGGTTTGTAAGGACATCCGGGACTCGTACAAAATCCCTGAAGCTTGTGAAAAGTGGATTAAAAGAGAATTTGATGG GAAATTGCCATTTCAAGAAAAGCATGTTGCACAACAGGCTTCGATTCTTGGTAACTTGGAAGAAGTTGGAATATTGAAGTGTTCTAATGGGAGTGAGAGGTGTGAGCTTGAAGGGTCTTTAGGTGATAGCAGCATTGTCCCTGCAGTGGTTGAGTTTGGAGCTGGTAGAGGGTACTTGACACAAATGCTGGCTGATTGTTACGGTATTGAAAAGGTGTTTTTGGTGGAGAGAAAGTCATACAAGCTTAAG GCTGATCGATCCTTGCGACAGAAAGAGAAATTAATATTAGAGCGTTTGAGAATCGACA TTGAAGATTTAAACTTGAGTGCTGTTGAGTCTCTAAGGGGGTTTCCATACCTGGCCATTGGTAAACATCTTTGTGGACCTGCAACAG ATTTGACCCTTAGATGTTGCCTTGCGGAGCACTTTAACCAAGAAACCGTAGCAGGGTCTACTGTGGACCCAAAACTGAGAGGCTTAGCTATAGCTACATGTTGCCATCATCTTTGCCAGTGGAAAAACTACATAA ATAAGATGTACTTTTCAAATTTGGGGATCACAAAGGAAGAATTCCATGCAATTACATGGTTTACCAGTTGGGCAGTCGATGCTGATCATGGTTCAGATCTTGCTGATGTAACTAACTACAATTTCCAGCCACAATCCAT GGGAGCTAATTTTAGTGGGAATAAGGGAGTCGAAGAAATGACTAGGAATATGAAAGCAGTTGAAAGAGCGGTACTCGGGTTTAAGTGCAAGCAAATTATTGACATGGGTAGGATGATGTGGTTGAAGGATTGCGGATTAGAAACTCAGTTTGTCAAATACGTTCCATCTACCATCTCTCCAGAAAATCATCTACTTGTTGCAGGATGCATCGATGGTATGTTGTGA
- the LOC115707541 gene encoding tRNA:m(4)X modification enzyme TRM13 isoform X2 gives MEKKRCSFWLPKKNRFCANTLLNESLFCGNHTPRSEDQWIPCPIDPSHSVLKENLESHVKRCPHMKQVQSLTVQPFYQKGINSGTEGSTGEDRAITASNGNLALPDDDKLDSGVAEHVTSELKRNAVHSLSVSQFCKLIEKIECIHESVCKDIRDSYKIPEACEKWIKREFDGKLPFQEKHVAQQASILGNLEEVGILKCSNGSERCELEGSLGDSSIVPAVVEFGAGRGYLTQMLADCYGIEKVFLVERKSYKLKADRSLRQKEKLILERLRIDIEDLNLSAVESLRGFPYLAIGKHLCGPATDLTLRCCLAEHFNQETVAGSTVDPKLRGLAIATCCHHLCQWKNYISNQLIRCTFQIWGSQRKNSMQLHGLPVGQSMLIMVQILLM, from the exons ATGGAGAAGAAGCGCTGCAGTTTCTGGCTTCCCAAAAAGAATCGATTTTGTGCTAACACCCTTCTCAACGAGTCCTT GTTCTGCGGTAACCACACTCCCAGGTCCGAAGACCAGTGGATCCCATGCCCTATAGACCCTTCCCA CTCCGTACTCAAAGAAAATCTTGAAAGCCATGTAAAAAGATGCCCACACATGAAACAAGTTCAGTCCTTGACTGTCCAACCGTTCTACCAAAAAGGTATAAATTCTGGCACAGAAGGATCCACAGGAGAGGACCGAGCAATCACAGCTTCAAATGGAAACTTAGCATTGCCTGATGATGATAAGCTAGATTCTGGTGTTGCCGAACATGTTACTTCAGAGCTTAAGAGGAATGCTGTTCATAGCTTGAGCGTATCTCAATTTTGCAAACTAATTGAGAAGATTGAGTGTATTCATGAGTCGGTTTGTAAGGACATCCGGGACTCGTACAAAATCCCTGAAGCTTGTGAAAAGTGGATTAAAAGAGAATTTGATGG GAAATTGCCATTTCAAGAAAAGCATGTTGCACAACAGGCTTCGATTCTTGGTAACTTGGAAGAAGTTGGAATATTGAAGTGTTCTAATGGGAGTGAGAGGTGTGAGCTTGAAGGGTCTTTAGGTGATAGCAGCATTGTCCCTGCAGTGGTTGAGTTTGGAGCTGGTAGAGGGTACTTGACACAAATGCTGGCTGATTGTTACGGTATTGAAAAGGTGTTTTTGGTGGAGAGAAAGTCATACAAGCTTAAG GCTGATCGATCCTTGCGACAGAAAGAGAAATTAATATTAGAGCGTTTGAGAATCGACA TTGAAGATTTAAACTTGAGTGCTGTTGAGTCTCTAAGGGGGTTTCCATACCTGGCCATTGGTAAACATCTTTGTGGACCTGCAACAG ATTTGACCCTTAGATGTTGCCTTGCGGAGCACTTTAACCAAGAAACCGTAGCAGGGTCTACTGTGGACCCAAAACTGAGAGGCTTAGCTATAGCTACATGTTGCCATCATCTTTGCCAGTGGAAAAACTACATAAGTAACCAACTG ATAAGATGTACTTTTCAAATTTGGGGATCACAAAGGAAGAATTCCATGCAATTACATGGTTTACCAGTTGGGCAGTCGATGCTGATCATGGTTCAGATCTTGCTGATGTAA